The nucleotide sequence GCGCTCGGAAAAATCTCCGTCCAGTCGTCGATGCCGTCCTGAGCCAGCAATGCGAACTTCTCGGAGTCATTGTCTTTCTGATAACTCCCCGGCTCCCAGTCCCACCATCGCCAGGAGACTTCCAGGTCTTCGTTCCATTCCTCATTACCGTGCTTGTACTTCGCCCCCAGCAACTTGATGCCCGCGTGCTGGGGAGCATTGCCGTCGTCGTAGGTGTAGTGGTACTCGGCCACGAGGTTCATCGGGTCCTCGCTCAGTTCTGCATAGTGCTCAACATCATCAATCCAGACAAGTTGGTGATGATGGAACCAGTTTGCACTGGAGGGAGGCCAGTCACCCACCGGGTATTTGCCCTTCCAGCCCGTGGTCATCTCGGCGTAAATCCCCAGATGTGCCTGGCTCAGGCGACGGGTCGGAACGATGGTCCATTTGATGAGAATCATTGCGTCTGCGGGCTCATAACTCCAGGCATAGCTCTCCTGGCTAATCGTCAGTCCGCTGGCGAAATGATAGTCATCATTGTTCCCCTGTTGGGGAGTGTGTGCGTGGTCGAGAGTGTCCAGAAAGGAGGTGATGAAATCCTGTTCACTGATCGCGGCCATCGGATCGTAGTAGGGACTGGTCGGAAGCGTACTCCTCTCCCGGATCCACCCAAGGTTGTACTCGGAAGACGGGATGGAGACCGGTACCCACTCGGTAGGCCGGGAATAGGAACCCCAGTAACCGTCCTGAACCCCGGTGGTCACGAGCGTATCCAGACTGGTGCTGATTCCCCCGATCCAGAGTCCCCCACGAACCAGGTGGTCAACTTCCGAACCTTTCGGGTATTCCATGGAAGAGGTTCGCTCGGAGAAGTTGTTTCCGATAAAGGCATGATTGCTCAGTGCCAAGGCCAGGTTGCCCACGTCCTGTGTGCGGAAAACATAGTCGAGCAGGAGATCCTCGCCGTCCCTGGACCAGAAAGGACCGTCCGGAGGAAGGGGCGCGGAATCATTCGGGCGATCGTGGCTATTCGGGGACACCGAGGCCAGGAGCAGGGGAAATACCATTGCCCCGCATAGCAGAGTCAGAACATGTCTACTGGCGCTTCTCATAGTCCACAATCATTCCAAGCTCGGGGTCGGCCACATAGACCCGTCCCTCGTTGATAGTAAAGGAAACCGGATTGAGAAGCTGAACCTTCTCATCCGAGTTCACCCGGTTTGCTTCCGAAGGAAGCAGATCCCAGCCGATCTCCCAGAGACTCGTGTCCGCGTAATCAGTAACGAAGAGATGGTCTCCGTCAGCAGAGATGGAACGGGGATCGCCGAGCAAATCATCAAAGTACTCGAACTCGCCCTGGGGGCCATTGACGGGATCGAGGATCTGGAGCATCAGGAGGTTTTCCGAGGAAGATCCATCGGGAGCCGTGGTCAACAGGACAATGTTCCCGTCTGCATAGGCCATGTCCCGAACCGTGGCCCCCCCTCCCTGACTGGTCCAGGAGAGAAAGCCGTCCTCATCCACGTCCGGATTACCGGCACTGCCACTCACATGATAGCGGTAGATCAGATTAGTACCCCGGTCAGCCACAAAGACATGGCCATCGGTGTCGGCACAGACCGCCACCACATCCTCCCAATCATCAGTAAAGGAAAGTTCCACATCCAGACTGTCGACGGCAAAGAGACTGCCGTCAAATCCCTTCACATTGCCGTCAGCAGCATCGTAAACCCAGAGGTGAGCAGCATAGTCCCGCCCGTCGGCGAGATAGACGGGCTCTTCCAGCCCCAGAAACTTACACCAGCCTTCAATGGAGACACTGTCCTTGCGTGTGTAGGCAGGAAAGATGTTTAGACTGTCATTGTGGATGGCATAGAAAATCCTCGAAGTGGAACTGAGATGCAGATCCGCTACGCCGTCAAGCAGCCAGCGATACTGGATCACATAGTCTTCCTCGGAGAAAACTTCCGTATTGGGAATCTGGTTGGGCAGTTCCGGCTTGATCCCACAGGCCAGGAGCAGGAGGAGCATCAGGAGAATGGTGATATTTCTCATGTCCCCCCTAGAAATCCAGCCTCAGGCTCCATCGATGGATGGCGCCCAGACTTTTTGCATCAGTGAAAGAGTAGTCCAGACCCGCAATGGTCGAACCCAGAGCGAAAGTGCTTCCAAATCCGGCGGACAAGCCGAACTCGTCAGCCATGAAGTTGTAGCCGGCCCGAAGAGCGAGCAGGCCCCCATGATAGTCCAGTTCCAGGCCGGAGGAGAGAGACTCCCGGTTGTCGGCAAGATGGTTCATGTCGAAAGTCTGCGTCAGAATCCAGGGCCAGGACTTCCATGGCTCGTAGGCGATCCCCAGCTTGAAGAGCGATGGAGGAGGATATCCGTCATACTCCTGCCATTTCTGGTCACTGTGATTCCAGAACTCGCCCTGCGGGCGGATTTCCGGGCCGAAGTTCTGGATCGCCATCCCGATTCGCATGTTTCGGTAGTCAATATGATAGAGAGTCCCCACATCGACGACCCAGGCATTGGCCACAGGGCCTCCCACTTCGGATCCCAAATCCTCACGGAAGTACTTGGCTCCAAGGCCAACGATCAGCTGGTCCGTCAGGAATCGGGCAAAGCTGAGTCCCGCCAGGAAATCCGAGTAGAGAAACTCCCTGCCTGTTCCGTAAGGATGGTATTCATCTGTCTCCTGCATCACAGCGCTCAGGCTTCCGACCTGCAAGGACAATGTTCCCCCGAAAAGAGCCTGCGGAACCCCCCAGGAGAAGGTGTTGTACCGGATTCCAGCAGGCCAGACAACACTGGCCACCGACACTTCCCGGTTCGCAAGAAGACCCAGACCCGCAGGATTGTACCAGGCGGCATTGGCGTCCTCGGCGACGGCCACCCAGGCTCCGCCCATCGCTTCCGCACGGGGGCTGATCCCGATTCTCAGGAAAGTCCCGCTGCTGGTGGCCACACGAAGTGCTCCCAACTCCATATCCGCACTTGCGGGAAGGGACAGAAGAAGCAGGAGTGCCAAAACAAAGAACTGTCTCACTAGAAATTCACCCCCACACTGAACTTGAAGCGACGGGGGCTTCCGTTGCGGGAGGGGTCCATCAGGGACAGGTATCTGGAAAGACGGGCATCGGGGTCATTGTAGGAGTTCGCATAGGAACCCACTCCATCCTCATAGGGCTGTCCAGTCATGGGATCCACGCTCTTTGGTCGCGACCAGTCGAAAACATTCCAGCCCTGCAGGGTCATCTCGATCCGGCGGTTTCCCCAGAGAATCCACTTCCGAACCTTCAGGTTCAGGTTCTGTTCCACCGGACCGTTGCGGGAGTAGTCCTCTCCCACGGGAGTACTCGTCTCATCCACCGGCGTATAGGAGCGACCGCTGGACAGAACATAGTAGAGATTGAATCCCCAGTGGCCGGGAGTCGTGATGCCGAAGACCTTCGGCCCCCGATGTTCATTCACGCGGTAGTCAAAGATGGCGGTCATCCTGTGAGGCTTGTTCCACCAAAGGAAGCCTTCCTGAATCTCAACCTCTCCGGTAGCTCCACCGATGTACAGTTCCCGGAGCGCGTTCGGGTCGCTACTCTTGCCCGTGGCAATGGAGTAGGTGTAGTTCAGTCCCCCGGAGGCATAGCGTCCGCGGCGTTTCCTCAGGCTGACCTCGATCCCACGGCTTCTTCCATAGTCGCTGTTCCGGTAGAGGAAGTAGGTTGCTTCCTTGCTTCCTTCCACCGGGTCATAGTACTGCACCGTAAAGCGCTCGCTGGTCGGGTAGTTGAAGATGTCCTTTACGAAGACCGTCATGTCTCCGGCCAGGTTGTCAGCAAAGGTGTGACGGGCTCCGAGTTCGTACTGAATGGTAATCTGGGGATCGAGATTGATGTTCCCGAGATTGCCGAAGAGGTCTTCCACGCCGCTGGCCACATGAGCATAGACATAGTAGTAGGTCGGCCACTGGCTGAAATGACCATAGTTGAAGAAGAGGTGGTCGCGGTTGGTGACCGGGTAGCTGACGGCGATTCGGGGGCTGATCGTGGACTTGTAACGATTGCCGAAGAGCTCGCTCGTGTTCTCGAAGAACTGGTGTCCCACTTCTTCTGTAAAGAGGTCTCCCGCGGTGCCGTTGATTGCGGCTTCTGCAGCATCTTCCGCCAGCTTGCCGGGGAACCAGTAGTCCATCCTCAGACCCAAATTGGATACGAATCCCTGGTATTCAATGTCATCCTGAACATAGAAGTGGCCGGTGGTCGGGAAGGCGCGGAAGATGTCCTTCCTTCCGAGACTGTCGGGGCGGCTGATCCAGGGATCCTGGATGTCGATGTTCTGAATGGTCTCATAGCCCGCAGTAAACCCGGCCTTCGCGTGGTGATGCGGATACCACTTCTTCGTCAGATCCGCCTTGAAGGCAAAGCGTTCGACATAGCGGTCCCGGTACTGGTTGTAATCCCCGTTGAGACGGAAGAAGGGATGGAACTCCCAATTCTCGCCCTGTGCAGGATCCGGCCAGTCATACTCCGGGGGCAGGTACTCCTGAAGATGCAACTTCAGTTCCTCGCGATTGGCGCCCTGGGAATCCTGATGGATCCGGGTGAAAAAGCGGGATGCCTGCAATTCGTAGAAGGCACTGTTGGAAACGGTATGCCGATACTTGAGGATGGCCGTGTTGCGATCCTCGGTGAAGGCGCTATAGTTGGCCAGCCAGTAGCTCCAGGTGTAGGGATAGCGATTGCTCTGGCGGGTAATGTCACTGATGTCATGGCGGTCGAAGCCCTGATCAAAGGCAAGGTATTTGGTCAGGGTAAAGGTGAGCTTGTGACGCTTGTTCAGCTTCCAGGCCATCTTCCCCATGAAGTTCCAGATGTTGTTCTGGCGGGGTGCCAGACGATTGCCCCAATGAATCGGGATCCCGAGGAAGTCATCCTCATAGGCAACATTCAGGTAGTCAGCTCCCGTGGGCAAGGTGCGAATGCCCGGGTAACGGGTGTTCATGATCTCGCCGGAGAAATTCGTGAAAAAACTCAGACGCTCACCCGGGAGCCAGGTTCCGCTACCGGGCATGGGTCCACTGAATTGCAGTTTGAAGGTGTCAGAAAAGTAGTGTTCCCAGTCGGTCTCTACCCCGGGGAGATGGTCAATGCCATACTGGGTGAAGCCACTGAAGCTCTGTCCCCCCTCTTTCAGACTCACATTGATCACACCGGCCATGGCATTACCGTACTCTGCACGCCAGCCTCCGGTGATCACATCCATCTTGGCGACCGTCTTGGAGTCAATCCCCTTCGCGCTGCTGGTTCCCGCCAGGCCGTCCTTCATCGGAACACCGTCAACCAGAATCAGGGTTTCATCGCTTCGGCCGCCACGGATGTGAATCTCGTCGTCCATTTTGACAACGCCCGGCTGCGTTACCACGACCTCTTCGACATTATCCACAGGCATTCTTGCGATTTCACTGGCAGCAAGACTCTTTACGCTGCTTGCTTCGGTCACATCGACCAGAGGCTTTTCTCCCCAGGTGGTGATCTTCTCGCTCTTGATGACCGTAGGCTCCAGTTCGAAGTCGAACTCGAGGTAACTTCCAATACGGATTCTTACGCCGGCCTTTTCGGCCAACTTGTAGCCCATATAGGTCGCACGGAAGGTATAGGTGCCGGGGGGAAGTCCGCTGATGAGAAAGGACCCGTCATCCAGGGTCATCGCACCGAACTGGGTTCCGATGACCACGATGTTTCCATAGGGAAGAGGCTTGCCGTTGGCAGCATCGAGCATGTGCCCGGCCACGGAGCCACCCTCGGAGGCCATGGCAGAAATGGAAAAGCCCGAAGCAAAAAGGCAAAGGGCAAAAACCCACTGTTTCGGGCGTACTGCCAAGAGCAGGACTCCTTCTTCGGAGACAGGGTTGGGAGATTGCATGGCAAAGTATCACAGGGTCAGGGGGGTGTCAACGGACAGACGGCATAATCCAAGAGAGGGCTTGCCTTTACCATGCCTTCAACATGCGGGTGAGAAGTTCCAGGGGAAGCCCCATGACATTGAAGAAACATCCTTCAATTCCCTCCACAAAAGAAGAGGCCAGACCCTGAACGCCATAGGAGCCCGCCTTGTCGAAGGACTCGCCGGTCTCGAGATAGGCCGCGATCTCCCTGCCCTCAAGAGCGCGAAAGCGAACCTGGCTTGTCGCCACCTGAACTTCCTCCCTCTCTCCTTCCCGAAGCGCCAGCGCCGTCAGCACTTCGTGCTTTCGGTCGGAGAGAAAACGGAGCATCCCGGCCGCCTCCCCTGCATCGCAGGGCTTGCCCAGAATCTCCCCGTCGAGAAGAACCAGCGTGTCGGCGGCGATGACCAACTTGTCGGGAAAACGGAGACTCACATCACGTGCCTTTCCCAGTGCATGCCGGCGGGAGGCTTCGTCAGCACTTTCTCCCTCCAGGGGAGTTTCATCATAATCGCTGACCAGGACGGGAGGCTCGAGACCGATCCGGGCCAGCAGTTCCCTGCGACGGGGACTGGCAGATGCCAGGAGCAGCCTGGTCTGCAGGTCTTCGGGAAGAAAGGGATTCACTCGGCTTCCTTTTCGAGAAGCAGCGTCACCGGTCCATCGTTTTCCAGTTCCACTTTCATATGAGCCTGAAACACTCCGCCCTCCACCAGAAGGTCACTCTCCCGGAGGATTCCCAGGAAGTCGTCATAGAGTCCGGAAGCCTGATCCGCATCGGCAGCTCCCACGAAACTGGGGCGACGACCCTTGCTGCAGTTTCCATACAGGGTGAACTGGCTCACCGCCAGAATCGCTGCTCCGGTGTCGCGGAGAGAGAGATTCATTTTCCCATCACTGTCGGGAAAGATCCTCAAGTCCTGGCACTTTTCGGCCATCCAGCGAAGTTCTTTCTCGCCGTCATTCTGCCGGAAAGCGCAAAGAAGAAGCAGTCCGGAGCCAATCTCCCCGACGATCTCGCCCTCCACGCGGACCCTCGCCGAAGACACTCTTTGCAAAACCACGCGCATCAGTTTCTCTCCACTTCGATCACTCCGGGCACCTTCCGGACTTCCTTGATGATGCGCTCCATCTCCGAGAGATCCCGGATCTCCAGGCCAACCCGGAGTCGAGCCAGAAGGTCCTGCTGGCTCCGGTCGAAACTCCCTCCCTGTATATTCACATCCAGCTTTGAGATCTTGCTGGTGATGTCCGCCAGAAGGTTCTTGCGATCCTCCGCAGTGATCAGGAGCGTGACCAGATACTTTTCTTCACTGTCGGACTCCCAGTCCACTGCAACCCTGCGCTCCTCCGGAACCTTGTCACCCACAACATTGACACAGTCCTGTCGGTGAACACTAACCCCTCGTCCGCGAGTGACTATTCCCAGAATCCGGTCACCGGGAACCGGACTGCAACATCCGGCAAAACGAATCATCATGTTTCCGTGTCCCTCGACCCGGACACCCTTGTCCCCCCGCCTTCCCAGCCGGGTGGCCAGGCGCGTCAACTGCTGTGCAGACTTGAGGATCTTGGCCTTCTCTTCAGGGGGATGCGCCCGATTGAAGACCTGAACGGCGGACAGGGTTCCCCGGCCGACCCCTTCCACCAGGCTTTGGGAACCCACCATCCCGAAGACATCGGCAATCCGCACAAGTTCTGCTTCCTCAGGAAGAGGCTTGCCGTTCTTCTGGAACTCACGATCCAGAAGCTCCTTCCCCAGGCTCAGGGACTGCTCGCTTTCCTGCTCACGAAGGCTGCGGCGAATCCTGGTGACAGCCTTGCTGGTCTTGACGAAGCTCAGCCAGTCCCGACTCGGTCGGGCGTTGTTGCGGGTAATGATCTCTACAACCTCGCCCGTATCCAGCGGACGGCGAAGTGGCTGCATCTTGCCGGCCACACGAGCGCCCACACAACGATCCCCCACGCCGGTATGAATGGCGTAGGCAAAGTCCACGGCGGTGGCTCCCACAGGGAGGGTGTGAAGGTCTCCCCGGGGAGTAAACACAAAGATGCCGTCCTGAAAGAGACTTCCCTTCAGTTCTTCCATGTACTCGGAGGGATCCTCGCTCCACTCCCCTTCCCGAAGATCCTCGATGAAGGTTCGCAGGAAGTCCAGCTCCCGTTCCACTCCTGATTCCTGTTTTTCCGAGCCCTCGCCCGACTCCTTGTAGACCCAGTGAGCGGCCACACCGTATTCGGCAATTTTATGCATCTTTTTGGTGCGAATCTGGATTTCCAGCACCCGGCCTTCCGGCCCGATCACGGCCGTGTGAAGACTCTGATATCCGTTCCTCTTGGGAGTCGCGATGTAGTCCTTGAAATTGTTCGGGATCGGTGTGAAACGGGAATGGATGATTCCCAGTACATGATAGCAGTTCTCCACTGTCTCCGTGATGATCCGGAAACCGAGAAGGTCGAAGATTTCCTCCTCCCCCAGACTCTTGTCGTTCATCTTTCGGGAGATGCTGAAGAAATGCTTGGCACGACCCTGAATGGCACAATCCACGCCCTGAGAGTCCATCGCATGCTGGAGATGGTCGCGCATCGTTCGAATAAACTCCTCGCGAGCCTCCCGCTGCATGCCCACCATCTGCGCCACCCGCTGGTAGCCCTCAGGGTTCAGATACTTGAAGGCCTGATCCTCCAGTTGCCACTTGATCCGCCCCATGCCGAGACGGTTGGCAAGGGGGGCATAGATGTCCATGGTCTCTCGAGCGATGCGGAGGCGTTTCTCCCGGGACAGATACTCCAGTGTGGAAATATTGTGCAGGCGGTCGGCAAGCTTGATGAGGAGAATCCTGACATCGCGACTCATATGAAGGAGTAGCTTGCGGAAGTTCTCGGCCTGAGCTTTCTCCAGGCTCTCGAATTCCAGTGTCCCCAGTTTACTGACACCATCGACCAGAAGAGCCACCGTGGGGTTGAAGGCCTTTCGCAGTGCTTCCAGTGACAGGGAGGTGTCTTCTACTGAATCGTGCAGGAGTCCTGCGGCAATCGCATCACTGCCGAGGTTCATCTCCCCGCAGGTTCTGGCCACTTCCAGAACATGGATGAAATAGGGATCCCCACTCATCCTCTTTTGATCCCGGTGAACTTCCCAGGCCTTCCAGTAAGCTTTTTCAATCAAGTCAAAATCGAGCCGGTGGTTGCAGGCCAGGATTCCCTTCCGGAAGTTCTCCAACTCTCTGGCCGCTGAGTCGCGATCCCCGAGTTCCGGTGTCCGGGTGTTCATTCCTCCACCTTCCTCGCCTGGAAATCCACGAGATGAAAGCCGATGGAATGCTCTCCTGCTTTTCTGTTGAAGGTATCGCGCACAATGCGGAGAAGGAGGTCGATCTCCACCCCTTTTTCAAAGCGCGGCAAGAGGCGGGAACTGCCATTAAAGGCAATTGCCTCCTTCTTACTGCCACCCTGACTGAAAACCAACTTCAGATGTTTCCCCTGAATCACCTTTCGATCCTGGGCCACCGCAGCGCGCACGAGAAAACAGGGCTCGGGATTGCCTTCGCCAAAGGGTTCCAGAAGTTCAAGCGCATCAAGAAACGGTCGGTCGGCGTCTTCCAGTTTCAACTCCACATCCGCTTGAGGCCGGGGACGGGTGCAGGGAGGGGGCAGTTGGGACTCCAGTTTGCGAACCAGCTCTTCCAACTCACCGGCCTTTACGCTGAGTCCGACAGCACGGGGATGCCCCCCGTGGCGTGCCAGATGCTCGGCCACCTCATCGAGCGATGCCTTGAGGTCACACCCTTCCACGCCTCTTCCCGACCCACTGGCGCAACCGTTTTCGTCCGGGGCAAGAAGGATCGCGGGAATGTTAAACTCGTCCACTAGCCGAGCGGCCGAGATTCCCAAAATTCCCCGGGACCAGCCCTCCTTGCAGAGGACAAGAATCCCTGGATTGCGCCCCGCCGCCTTCGAAGTCCGGATTTTCTCGAGTGCAAGCTCCCTTGCTTCTGCGGTAATGCGGGCTTCCACTTCCTGCCGGTTCTTGTTTTGCCTGTTTATTTCCCGGGCCAGGGTTTCCGCTTCCTTCTCCGAGTCCGAAAGCAGCAGGTCCAGGGAGATTCTCGCGTCTCCCATTCTCCCGGGGGCATTAAGCCGGGGAGCCAGGCGAAATGCGAGGTCGCCGGTATTGAGTTCGCGAATGCCGCCCTTCTGCCTGCCCTGTAGGGCGCTCCAGGCGGGAAGTGATGCGGAACTCCCCCGGGGTGCCGTCATCCTTCGGGACATTTCCCGAAGCCCCCCGGCCACGATTCTGCGGTTCTCTCCGCGAAGAGGCATGACATCCGCCACGGTGCCCAGCGCTGCGAGATCCAGCCAGCGTTCGGGATCCTGTTTGCGCCCGAGTGATTCAAAGAGAGCATGGGCAAGTTTATAGGCAATCGCAGAGCCGGAGAGATTCTTGTGGGGATACTCGCTGTCGGTCCTCTGAGTACTGACAAAGGCACAGGCGTCTGGCAGGTCTGCGCAGAGATGGTGGTCGGTGACAATGACATCAAGACCCTTTTGGGAAACCTCGCAAATCGACTCCCCGTCCGAGCTTCCACAATCCACACTGACAAGCAGGGAAACTTCCTTGTCGATTGCATTGCCCAAAGCCCGCTTGCTCAGTCCATAGCCATCCTTGCCCCTTGCGGGAATGAAAGGTCGCGCGTCGAGGCCCAACTCACGGAA is from Candidatus Krumholzibacteriia bacterium and encodes:
- a CDS encoding PorV/PorQ family protein, which translates into the protein MRQFFVLALLLLLSLPASADMELGALRVATSSGTFLRIGISPRAEAMGGAWVAVAEDANAAWYNPAGLGLLANREVSVASVVWPAGIRYNTFSWGVPQALFGGTLSLQVGSLSAVMQETDEYHPYGTGREFLYSDFLAGLSFARFLTDQLIVGLGAKYFREDLGSEVGGPVANAWVVDVGTLYHIDYRNMRIGMAIQNFGPEIRPQGEFWNHSDQKWQEYDGYPPPSLFKLGIAYEPWKSWPWILTQTFDMNHLADNRESLSSGLELDYHGGLLALRAGYNFMADEFGLSAGFGSTFALGSTIAGLDYSFTDAKSLGAIHRWSLRLDF
- a CDS encoding Maf family protein, which codes for MNPFLPEDLQTRLLLASASPRRRELLARIGLEPPVLVSDYDETPLEGESADEASRRHALGKARDVSLRFPDKLVIAADTLVLLDGEILGKPCDAGEAAGMLRFLSDRKHEVLTALALREGEREEVQVATSQVRFRALEGREIAAYLETGESFDKAGSYGVQGLASSFVEGIEGCFFNVMGLPLELLTRMLKAW
- the dtd gene encoding D-aminoacyl-tRNA deacylase, whose amino-acid sequence is MRVVLQRVSSARVRVEGEIVGEIGSGLLLLCAFRQNDGEKELRWMAEKCQDLRIFPDSDGKMNLSLRDTGAAILAVSQFTLYGNCSKGRRPSFVGAADADQASGLYDDFLGILRESDLLVEGGVFQAHMKVELENDGPVTLLLEKEAE
- a CDS encoding bifunctional (p)ppGpp synthetase/guanosine-3',5'-bis(diphosphate) 3'-pyrophosphohydrolase, whose product is MNTRTPELGDRDSAARELENFRKGILACNHRLDFDLIEKAYWKAWEVHRDQKRMSGDPYFIHVLEVARTCGEMNLGSDAIAAGLLHDSVEDTSLSLEALRKAFNPTVALLVDGVSKLGTLEFESLEKAQAENFRKLLLHMSRDVRILLIKLADRLHNISTLEYLSREKRLRIARETMDIYAPLANRLGMGRIKWQLEDQAFKYLNPEGYQRVAQMVGMQREAREEFIRTMRDHLQHAMDSQGVDCAIQGRAKHFFSISRKMNDKSLGEEEIFDLLGFRIITETVENCYHVLGIIHSRFTPIPNNFKDYIATPKRNGYQSLHTAVIGPEGRVLEIQIRTKKMHKIAEYGVAAHWVYKESGEGSEKQESGVERELDFLRTFIEDLREGEWSEDPSEYMEELKGSLFQDGIFVFTPRGDLHTLPVGATAVDFAYAIHTGVGDRCVGARVAGKMQPLRRPLDTGEVVEIITRNNARPSRDWLSFVKTSKAVTRIRRSLREQESEQSLSLGKELLDREFQKNGKPLPEEAELVRIADVFGMVGSQSLVEGVGRGTLSAVQVFNRAHPPEEKAKILKSAQQLTRLATRLGRRGDKGVRVEGHGNMMIRFAGCCSPVPGDRILGIVTRGRGVSVHRQDCVNVVGDKVPEERRVAVDWESDSEEKYLVTLLITAEDRKNLLADITSKISKLDVNIQGGSFDRSQQDLLARLRVGLEIRDLSEMERIIKEVRKVPGVIEVERN
- the recJ gene encoding single-stranded-DNA-specific exonuclease RecJ, with the protein product MESVNTGSYRIREQPPAGELAELAGSLNLPVSIAALAWQRGIRTRAEWDAFSSHASLDLHDPHLLPDMDKALQRLHLAIDRKEKVMVHGDYDVDGLTGTAILIRAFRELGLDARPFIPARGKDGYGLSKRALGNAIDKEVSLLVSVDCGSSDGESICEVSQKGLDVIVTDHHLCADLPDACAFVSTQRTDSEYPHKNLSGSAIAYKLAHALFESLGRKQDPERWLDLAALGTVADVMPLRGENRRIVAGGLREMSRRMTAPRGSSASLPAWSALQGRQKGGIRELNTGDLAFRLAPRLNAPGRMGDARISLDLLLSDSEKEAETLAREINRQNKNRQEVEARITAEARELALEKIRTSKAAGRNPGILVLCKEGWSRGILGISAARLVDEFNIPAILLAPDENGCASGSGRGVEGCDLKASLDEVAEHLARHGGHPRAVGLSVKAGELEELVRKLESQLPPPCTRPRPQADVELKLEDADRPFLDALELLEPFGEGNPEPCFLVRAAVAQDRKVIQGKHLKLVFSQGGSKKEAIAFNGSSRLLPRFEKGVEIDLLLRIVRDTFNRKAGEHSIGFHLVDFQARKVEE
- a CDS encoding TonB-dependent receptor, yielding MAVRPKQWVFALCLFASGFSISAMASEGGSVAGHMLDAANGKPLPYGNIVVIGTQFGAMTLDDGSFLISGLPPGTYTFRATYMGYKLAEKAGVRIRIGSYLEFDFELEPTVIKSEKITTWGEKPLVDVTEASSVKSLAASEIARMPVDNVEEVVVTQPGVVKMDDEIHIRGGRSDETLILVDGVPMKDGLAGTSSAKGIDSKTVAKMDVITGGWRAEYGNAMAGVINVSLKEGGQSFSGFTQYGIDHLPGVETDWEHYFSDTFKLQFSGPMPGSGTWLPGERLSFFTNFSGEIMNTRYPGIRTLPTGADYLNVAYEDDFLGIPIHWGNRLAPRQNNIWNFMGKMAWKLNKRHKLTFTLTKYLAFDQGFDRHDISDITRQSNRYPYTWSYWLANYSAFTEDRNTAILKYRHTVSNSAFYELQASRFFTRIHQDSQGANREELKLHLQEYLPPEYDWPDPAQGENWEFHPFFRLNGDYNQYRDRYVERFAFKADLTKKWYPHHHAKAGFTAGYETIQNIDIQDPWISRPDSLGRKDIFRAFPTTGHFYVQDDIEYQGFVSNLGLRMDYWFPGKLAEDAAEAAINGTAGDLFTEEVGHQFFENTSELFGNRYKSTISPRIAVSYPVTNRDHLFFNYGHFSQWPTYYYVYAHVASGVEDLFGNLGNINLDPQITIQYELGARHTFADNLAGDMTVFVKDIFNYPTSERFTVQYYDPVEGSKEATYFLYRNSDYGRSRGIEVSLRKRRGRYASGGLNYTYSIATGKSSDPNALRELYIGGATGEVEIQEGFLWWNKPHRMTAIFDYRVNEHRGPKVFGITTPGHWGFNLYYVLSSGRSYTPVDETSTPVGEDYSRNGPVEQNLNLKVRKWILWGNRRIEMTLQGWNVFDWSRPKSVDPMTGQPYEDGVGSYANSYNDPDARLSRYLSLMDPSRNGSPRRFKFSVGVNF